A window of Chaetodon trifascialis isolate fChaTrf1 chromosome 3, fChaTrf1.hap1, whole genome shotgun sequence genomic DNA:
TAAACTATGTGATgcaaaaatgataaaacaaagGCATCTGAATGGGGTGAAACATGTAGACAAACATAGAACAACCTTTAAGATAccttcatttgtttgctttagctttaaaataaacattttcccCTGCTACTCATGATGACTGATGACAGTCTTACATTCAAACTGTAAAGATTGCCGGCTCTCTGATTCCTATCCAGCCTTTATGTTTACCGGTGGCCTTGGAGATTCTTTGTGAGCCCAAGTCTCAACTGTCTGTCATTTCAGTTTATATACTTTTTCACTGTCAGTCCTGTTTAAATTCAGCATAAAGATCACATGCTGACATGTTGTGGAGCTTGCTTTTCCACTTCGATCGACAAACCACATCTGTTTAACCTGCCAGACCCACGATGAAACATGTAACAGATATACACGTTAAGGAAATACTCATACATTGTTTTAGCTTTCTTTGAGTCTTTGAGGTCCACTTACCGGACGTCCACGGTGACACTCGTCCAGGAAGGGAGTTCAAACGACCTCTGAACTGTGTAAGCCTACACAAAGAGCGCTTCAACGGGGGGAGTGACACCTTCTTAGTTTAACTAAGTCCTCGGCACAAAAGGTTGATGTATACAATGACCTAAGTGTTAGCTTGCTGTAGTAGGAGTATTCATAACCTGCTCTTGCTATGTCATTGATTTAGCCAGTAGCTTAATATGATAATTTCAGAAGTTTGGTTCTTCTGAGTAAAGCTTCTGAGTATTTCTTctaaataaagctttttctgattctgattctgattcttgcTCATGTGTTTGGAGAATAAATTTCAAAATGGGTGCATTTGGTCTTGTGGAAATTGACATTACCACTCTTTGGACACCGTTTTTCTTCCTTATGAAGCGAGTTATTCTCATGCTTCCTTTGGGGAGAACATACACGTATTTCTCAGTGCACTCACCCTTAAAATGGTTTCACCGTCAGCATTTCTTTCCCATGCATCGGCTAGTCTGGGACATGCCGTTCACTTTTTCAGCCTGACCTCTGACTATGAGCTTGCTCACTGTGGCTACTAATGGTTGAAAGATGACAGCTGAGGTGACCTGACGCTGACCAACCTGTCAGAGAGATCTAATGTGATGTCTACAGGTAAATATAACATGAGCAAACATAGCTCATATTGTTAAACTGTTCTATTTAAATTCTATGATGGGAACACTTCCTGTTCTGCTGGTGGGAAGCGTTGATTGACAGGTTTTGTCTTGCTGCACCTGTCTGGTTGACAGAGCCAGTGTCATCAAAGTTTGTTACTTgagtcacaaacacaaaactagCTGCTCTGTCATCTTTGTAGTTGCGCTAACGTGAGGAAAAATGGCGGATGGAAGCTTTAAAGCGAACTCTCCTTTCAAGATGTTTTACCTTTTACATTGCCTTCAGTTATTTCTCTTCACAGATCACTGCTTGGAGTGTgacctcctccttttttctatGATGCTTTTTCCACCCACACAGTCTTATCAGTTCTGCTACAGACAGTAATCAAACCACatattgtacagtgtgtgtgtgcggggcgGGGCAACCTGGTAGTTTTTATTGTACGGCGAGACTAGCTGAAACTCTGAcaataacatattttattttaaggcCACCTGACATGATAGATGAGACAGTCCACCCTGTAGGATATTACCATTTTTCCGCAGTGCCTCCCCTCGTCCAGCTCTCTCTCAGCCTGCTTCTTGAATCCTATAAATACTGAAAGAGTGGCACCCTTTTAAAGTTTGCTCAATTTTAACACTTGTCTTGACAGCACAtttttgttgttcattttttttgccCCTTGCAGACAGCACAGTTTGCATTGGAGCTGGTTTTGTGACAGGGACACATTCATCATGTAATAAAGTGATGCAAGCTGTTACAAAATGCCGAAATGAAACTCGGCGACTGTGAGTCCTGTACAGTGCTGAAGAGGAATTGTGGCTATTTCAGGGTAGTTTCTTTGGCTTCACTGCCAATGATGTCCTGTTAGACACGCAAATGATTAACTCTTGCCGGCAGGATTGGAGAGAAAATTCCTATTTGTTGTAGGGGTAAGGAGGTTTTTCGTGCATTAGTTGCTTAGTATTTCTACAGAACATCAGCTCTAAAACTGACTTATAAATACTGCTTATTCCCTTgttctgtgttcatgtgcatgtgtctccATGTGCTTTTCCAAGTTTACATCCTAAGCTTAATGCTGTCAGCATAATGGACTtacagaaacatacagaaagaaCTGCTCTCCCTGTTGGTATGTCTTACACTATGGTGAGTGTGTAAAATTAAGACAAGAATGTGCTTCTAGATTCAGATATGGTTTATTAATTTTGAGCGAGCTGCAAGCATGATAACTATCACGTCATCTCCTTGGGttttattttacagtgttttacTGCCACCTATTGTTAAGGTACGGCACAACCGTTACACACAGTTAATCACAATCCTGAACATAAAATGGATTACAGGAGAGAAAAATATTCAGCATTAAAAACCATCAACTCATTCTGAGAGGTGTTTTACATAATAATCGGTACATTATTTCTGCAGCAAAgcatcttttttaaaaacaaaacaaaacaaaacaaaacaaaacaaaacaaaacaaaacaaaacaaaacaaaacaaaacagtacacTACCATGTCTACTACAACAAATGATAAAACTTTAATACAAGATAAAACATCAAATCATGGTAGAAAAGAGCAAAGTGGATACTTGTTGATATAAAGTGCTGCAGATTATTGCTGATACTGCGAGAGTCTGTATTTTCAACAAAGAGTTTCAAAAGCAAATTTCATGCAAGAAGATTATGGTCACAAGCAGAGTGCTCTGCCTCATCCTTAGGTCTCTTCAGGTACTTTTGTGACTAGTCCATGAATTAAagttattaaaataaaatcacaatCTGTTGCCACTCAGAACTCTTGCAGTTTTCCTAGAAATACTTCTCTCAGAAGTAAAGGTTAGCAAGGTTTGGATGGTTGTTGGCTTCGGACCAAGCAGGGTGCTGTGACCCATCCATCTCAGTGGCAACTTGGTTGCCACTTTCCAGTCTGTGATTGGCCCCACCAATAACAGCATTGCAATCGGGGCAGCTTCGCCTTTCCACAGCACCTCCACAGTCTGCTATGACATAGACGTGGCCATTGGGACATTTGTACCAGTGTCCAGGCGGCATTTTCATTGCCGAGACGatcatctttctctcttcctcagtgATGCCCAAGCCGGTGCGTGGAAGCTTGTCGTCTAGCTCTTTCATGGCTTCTGTCACACTGCACTGATCTTGCTCAGTGAATTGGCCACACTTCTCCAAAACGTCTCTTATTGTTTGTACCTCGGACTGAACTTTGGCACTTTGTCCTGTCTTGTCTGCCATGTTGCAGCGGACGTTGAGTTCAGTCAGGAGGGTGAGCCTCTGTAGTTCTCTCTGCAAATCAAAGACCTGCTGGTCTGTGAATTTTTGGTGGAAGTTGTTGAGCCAGAGCACAAACTGCTCCATATACTTTTCTAATCCGAATCTTCGGCTGAGAAGCATCCTCTCCCTTTGAATCTTTCTCAGCTTTGCAACTCTTACAAGGAAATCCATCTTGTTTTCCACGATCCACAGGTCATTTGCTGTGAGATAAGTTTTTTCCAGTCGGTGGCTGATATGCATATATTCCTTTTGCTGATCTAGGTCATAGGTGAGAAGGTTCTCCTCCCACTGATTTTGAAGGGTCTTCCTGTGCTCTTCAATGTCTGCCTGATTGCCATTTATCTTCATCTTTACCATCTCTATCTCAGCCAGACTGGCGTTGATGTGAGATCCATAGCGTAGATTTTTGCGGATTGGGGTTCGACACTTTGGACATTCCTTCAGTTTTATGGCCACCTGCTCTCCTTCATTTGCATGCCGGTTGTCATCCATCTTCATGTATATGTCCATGGCTGTGCTTTCAATGATGTGCCCACAGTCCTCCAGCTGAATGAAGTAAGCCTCAGGGTCATCCTCGGTGCCAAAGAAAATCGCTGTGACCTCATCGTGATTACAGATGCGACACATGCTTGGACATTTGTCTCCACACAGACCGATACAGGGGTGGCCGCAATCCAGGGTCTTGGCACAGGGTTGGTTGCATGGCGGACGATCGCATGGCTCATGGCAAAGTTTACTGCAGCTCTGGTGGGGGCACTGCCAAATGCAGGGCTCGACGCACGGAGCACAGGGCTGCCCACATGGTTTCATACACTTGCTGTGGAAGCAGCAATTCTCACACGGTCTCTGGCAGGGGGGGCAATCGCGAGTGCAAGGCTCCCTGCACTTGTGAGAGCAAATCAGGAGACGCTCACACTGGTGAAGGCATGGGAAATGAAAGCGTCCCTGATAACACTTGCCACAGTTACCACGACATGCATGGCCGCACTTTAGCTGATGCTCACAAGGGGTCCGACATTCGGGCTCCTCTGCATGTGTTTCGTAAAAGCAAGCATCTTCCTGGCTGTGGCCGCACCTTAGTTTTAAGGTTACCTTTACCTTGCACTTACTGGTGCACGGTTGCCCACACAGTGAATCACACGGGTGTCCGCAGTGAAGCAGCTTCTGGCAAGGCTCCTGGCAAATAAATGTCTTCGGGTCCTGGTGGCAAGggaccatctgtgtgtgttgacactgGGGTATGATCTTTTCAACTTTCACTGGACATTTCTCTGGGCATGCTTTGTAACACTCAAATTTGCACTTGTGCCCCAGATCACATAAAATCTTCTGGCACTTCTTGAGACACTTGTACTTTTTGTGCTCAGGGTCGTAGGGGTGGCAGACGCTCGCGCAAACATGGCCACAATCCAAACGGAAGTTGCAAGGCAGGGTGCAGCCCCCCTCAGGGGCTTGTTTAAAATCCTCACCGCGAGAAGCTCTCACCTGCTGATCCGGATGATTCTGACAGCACAGGGTCAGAGCATCCCCAACCTGGTCCTTTTCCCTCAAGGCGAAGAAGATGTTGCTCCACAGTTTGACTTGTCCCAGCATTGCACTGTTGCCAATACAGTAGAGCCCTTTCTTGGCACGAGACAAGGCCACGCAGACGCGATTGGGAATGTTCAAAAAGCCAACTTTGCCTTGCGGGTTGCTGCGGACCAGAGACAGCAAGACAATGTCATTCTCTTCTCCCTGGTACTTATCCACCACGTGCACTTTGACCCCTGCGAACTGACTGGCAGGCATAAGTTTGCGCAGACAGTGGAGCTGGCCTGAATAGGTCGTGAGGATGGTAATTTGCTCTGGTTTGTAgtcctgaaagagaagatagcgGCAAAGAGCGACTACAAACATCGCCTCGTGTCGGTTCTGATGGCTTCTGCCATCTTTGATCTCTTCTTCTGGGTGTTTGTGCTCCACAAAGAACAAATTGGTATTGAGGCCCTGTAAGAGAGcacataataaaaacagattctGTGTTATCCTTTGATATTTATCATATTCATTTGAATCTTGCATGCATTGGTTGGAATGTATATTAAAGTCTAAAACAGAATGCAGGTACTTTTTATCCATGCTGGTAAGTAAACAGATATTCACTGctaagaaaaacaagcagaatgGAGACGCAGCAGGAGATCGAGTACAATACACACTTTGATGTTGTCATAGTCCAACACAGAGGGATGGTTTTCCAGCTCTGAGTAGATGTGTGGGGTCAGAAGACGGGCAATATCGGGCCTCATACGATGCTGAagaacaaaccaaaacaacaacacagataaacacaggcAATCACACGTAGACACAGAGGCATAACTGCACCTACAAACATAAATGCTGACATATCAATTCAAGCGTAACATTTTATTGATAGAACCTGCAATAAGATGAAGAAACGAATagatgcagaaacacaaacctgGTAGTTGAGCCTGACAAAAGGAAGGCCCATCTTCACCAGCCTCTCAAACATGGACATCTCCAGGTGGAAATTCTTCGCGAGTTCATATACCGTGGCACTGGGGCGCAGctgaaggaaaaaacacacatatctTCAAAAGCTCCAAACACTTCAGTTTTTATCAATTGTTCTTAAGGAAAagttaagaaaaataaataaagtcatttCTTGTAAAAAACTGAGAACTTGTGGTGGCTTAACGGGGAGGATTTAAGAGCTAGAAATATGCTTTCATGACTTAGTATTTTAATGAAAGTTCTGTCTGTTTAGAGAACATGATATGTATATAGTGCAACTTGATTATTCACAGCTTTTGGCTTTCTCCCCCATTCTGTTGTGATTAAGTTAATTTGGCCAGCTCACTGTCTTATATTTGCATATTTGAGTGTATTAAAAAGCCCAAGATCATTACCATGCAAGTGAAGAAAAGTGGGATGACTTTCATGGTCACATGCCTAAGGTGATCTTGCATTTTGCAGTTATGCAAATGCAAGTGAACACTTATTACAGAGTTCCTCGGCACAGGTAGAAGCAACCATCTAGGAGCAAACCTAGAAGGGATAAATAATATTCTGCTAtaggttttgttgttttttttttttgtttttttagagtGACTGGATGGGAATATAGAATATATGCTAATGCACTCTAACTTTCTTTTGCTGTCCTGTTGAGTTTTTCACTGctttgcctgcatgtgtgtgtgtatgtgtgtgtaagactaagcgtctgcatgtgtgtgcaaaccTACTTTAGCTAGAGGACAGAGTGTGattgtgcatgtatgtgggAGGGGTGTGGGGGAGGCAAGACAAATTCTAGTATAAATGCGAAGCATTGTGTTCTGCTCGATTCAACACCAAACCTGTGATTAATGAACAGCACAACAACGCCAAAGCTTATTTCACTTGGAAAGTGTGATCCATCCACCTCCATTACATGCACAGATTCAAGTTTGGGTTGCACAGAAACAAAGCCCTGAACACTTGCACACAgagtcaaaataaataatatcgAATGGCTTTGAAACCATGAAGTAAATAGATTAACCCTTATTCATCTTGTTTGCTGGGTTTTACCAAACCTGCGCCAATTTAATCGTCCTGTAGTTTAAACTGATAAATAACAAAGACTTTAATATTGACTTATTTATTTTGCACTTGTAATCGACATATGTCTGGCACATTAAATTGCGCCCACTTACATAAAACATTGAAGGGAGACTCAGGCACGGTGGAAAATTACTTTATATTAACTAGATGTACCTGATGTATAAAAATGATCATTGATTTCCAAGGCTGGGTTACAATGAAAAGCAATTTAAGTCCAACTCTATTTCAGATTCCATTCCTGTACCTGCTAAACTTTGGTACAACTGTAAGGAAGTCAGGTTTGTTTGTATAGTCAATTCCATGCATAAACACAGTACAACAAGCAAATATTAGGACTAGAGCAGACAGAAGTCACACAGCAAGAAGAGACCACAGCAGAATACTGAGATGTGTGATAGAGTTGTGTGTAGTTGTGATTGAATTCTGCAGATTGCTAGACAGGCTGCCTGGCCATATGTCCTTGGCAGGCCCCGACAAGTTGTTGTAATGGTCTACTGATGTCCACCATATCACTCCTCGCTCCTCTCTATCTCTTGTAATGGCTGGCATGGgatgtttttgccattttcctcaaggcaacacacacaccatacatgtCGCCAgccacacaaatacacaaaatccCTCATGACAGGCTGTCCTTTAAATTTTCACCTGGGCATATAAATGGAGCAATTTCAGTCAGAGGATGATCGCTTATTAAACTACACCAGTGCACAAATTGTTGTGTAGCGTTTAGTGAGATGCCACCAAGGTTTGTAGGAATCATTGCCTtatttgtctgtgtggtttCTCACCTGCTGGTGGTCTCCGATGAGGATGAGGTGTTGGCATGCTTCGCTCAGCGTGGTGATGGTGTGGGCCTCGAGAACCTCTGCAGCCTCTTCTACGATCACCAGACTTGGGCACACTTCCTGCAGAACTTTACGATACTTGGCCGCCCCTGTTGTTGTCATGCCAATAATCTGATGGACAATATACGTACTTGTTATCTTTATGATTTCTATGATTAATTCCGCAATCAGTCCTtcattaaaggaacagttaacattttgggaaatactctgATTCACTTTCTTGTTGAGTTAAATGAGAGGATTGATGCCACACTGTGGTGTAAATCTTTACAATAAATATGAAGTTACAGCCAGCGGCACAAAGACTGGGGACGGGAGGAAACAGCGAGCCTGGCACTGTCCACAGGCAACAAATCTGTCTACCAGCACCTTGAAGTATAAAAGTGTGAGAATGACAGGTTACAGTTTTATGAGgagttatgtgctggactatttcttggccagatGATCCACTGATGTTTTATACAAGTGCTGGGAAGTTTGAGTGATGTGCCGCTTCTGGCCTTTTGAATATATCAAGCATTTGGAGATTTTAGAGTATTTAGCATTGCGTACCTGTCAGGCCACAGGAGTGCAAGGCACACAATCATGACACGCGTATATCAAGGGGAAGTTAAACAATACGCTTCATTATCCTCTCCAAATATAAAACCGTACGCGACAAAGCTGATAAAATAGAAAAGTGTTTTACTTCACTTACTATGATAATTGTGTTGAACTTGTGACTAAACATGGATCTGCTATAGGAAGAAATATTATTCATATCATGTACAATTGCAATTATACTGTACCGTGGCTTTCTTGAGGAGACAGAGGCTCTCACGACGTTTCACATCAGCCAGTCTGTCCACTGCGTTCTGATAGGCCTGTTCAGACTCTAGGACTCTGGTGCAAAGTTCTTCCCTGTAGCGCGCCACCCACAACCTGCAGACACAAAGTAAATTAATAAGAGTGAACTACTGTGACAGCTAACTCGGTTATATGGAAGCCTCTAAGACCCCTAAGAGTCAATGTTTACTCTGTGTCTGGAAATATACTTTTAAACATGACGCTGTGGCACTTGATATTGCACTAAGTGTAGTTAAACAATTACAGTAAGGCATATTATATCTGCCTTGGATGGAAATGGCCCTATTTGTTGGattaaatgataattaaaatTATGTAAACATGAGTCTTTACAGCCCTGTTTTCACAGTAATAGAAGTTACTTGGCTCTCTGAGGTGAGAAGATCCTCTGGGATACATTTTCCTGGTGATTAGTTGACTTAATTATACACACTGGGAATAGACTCCGTCTACCAGGCTGAGGCTGTTTGGGGGATGAGAGGCAGCTCAGACGAGGAAGGAATaaaaaatggaggaggagggaaggaggacgGAAATGTGAGATAGGTACTATAGGAGAGAATTGTGAAAAGAGGCACAGAGTGAACGAAGGAAAGACAAGCAGGCCTACCGATAGAGTCTCCATCTGTCCAGCAGGCTAAGGGTCCAAATATCCAAGACAGCATTTTCCTCTTGTTCAGTCATAGCTGAGCTCTTCCCCAGCTCTCTCCTGATTTtgttcttcatctttctcttctGGTCCCGTTGCATCTGTACAGGCCAGAGCAGGGTTGAGAATTCAGCTGGTTCACTGCTTTAAATCCTCTAATCTGGTGACATCTCTGTTGCTCTTTAAGAGAGAGCACCACAGTGTTTCAATCAGTCTGTTTCAAATCAAAACTAAGATTGAAGGGTCAGCGGTAGTTTAACTGAGGGTGAAGTGTGACGAGACGAGAGTGTGACACAGAAGTAGCGTATTCAGCCGTGCTGTGGGGAAACTACGACTGGAAGATAGTGACGATTAATGGTGGAAATAGGAATTGTCTCTTGTACTATATTTCTGCTGGTTCACGTGAACTTTGGTGGGCCTGTTCACGTCGGAGATAACTGGCCAATGAGTGATCACATGTAAGTCCAACCTCTGTGCGGGGCAGGCCCCAGTCCAAGAAGACAAAATGTGAATACACCCGGAAATCTGGGCTCGCTCTGACTGAGATGCTGCGAGAGCTCTGTCACTTTGAACCCAGTACTGACGTGAATAAATTCTACatctgtgaactgaagatttctccGGTCTTGTTCTTGGGTTTCCAACAAAAGAAGCGGGCTAACAGCAGTAACGTGCCAACAACAGCAGGTAAGATGAAGACCGCTGGATGAAAATAATGCATGTTACAAATTCTCCCagcttttcagatgttttttgtggaaggaaacacattcaacacatttgttagatcttaaacatacagtacacacaatgCTCATCGGTAAGAAGCAGTGAACGTAACATCTGTAAAGATGCGGTTCTATTGGTCAGTTTTTAGATTTACTGCAAGCAAAGGGAAGTATGTACTGCAGCCTATTTCGCTAAATCAATGTATGTGATTGAGCAGGGATGAcaaaaatgttgtgaaatgttACACTCATTACAATCTCCACATGAAAAATCTCCTCTTAATTTTACCTCCCATCCTTCCTCGCTCTGCTGAGCCTGTATCTCAGCTCCATCCAGGTTCATGGCCAGCATCAGCTCCTCTACTTTTCTGAGAGCCTCCTCCGTGTCTCccttctttctgtcattttttcctcctctgggaCCCATGTTGTCGTCAATAATCCGCTCTGCCTGGATCAGATCTGCTTCCTCTGCGATTTCAATGAGGTCCTCTTCTTCCACCTCCATCGCTTCTGCTGCGGCTAACAAGTTGCAGTAACAATCAGGATGATGTCATTCACCAGTACAATAAAAGTACTGAATTTTAGTTTTCATAGACAATATGAAGTTGAATGGAGTGTGataacacaccacacacatttatataatCTCCAGCTTCTGAAATGGTCTAATTGAACTGGCgactggattttttttattattgtttagcTATAAAATGCTACTGGAGCTGTTTGGAGTTTAGAATCTGATGCTCATTTGGCCATTTTTGGTGCTCccaagtgtttgtgtctgctggttTGGAGAGTGCTGAAACAGAGCTGCAAAGGCTTTCTGGTTTAGTGGCTGGTGTTCATAAAAACTGCTGTTCACTGGGAGTGAGACTACGgcagaataaaaacaactgtCAATCTTAAACTGATATTTGTCTGAGACACAGGTCTTATTGATTTACACCACAATCATAACTAAcgcaataaaaaaacaaataaccTGCGAAGATTCCAGAAAACAGGCTACAGGAAGCTCATTTGCTataaacaatgaaatgtcaAGTACTGATCACATCAGTTTATTATGAAGATGAACAATTAGAGAGAGCTGCTACTTTACTAAGGTTTCCATTTCAGTacaaatttcttttttatatCAAAAAGTTCAGTTATTATAAATGAAATCCTTTTGTCATGCTTTCTCAGCCTTTTACATGTATTAATCTGTAACAGTGGAATACAATTCAAAAGCAATAAGAGTAAAGCGTCCGCTGGTTGATAACGCCTTTAACGTCATTTCTTCTTAAATGCTTTGACCTGCTCAATCTATAACATTTTCACCATCTCCAAGCAATTGCATGGTGAAATAACTTTACAAACACAACACTAGATGCTCTGTAATCACTGTAGTATGAAGACGTGGAGAGTTACGATGCaagtctctctgtctcatctctgTATGGTGCAACACCAGTTCACTATCTTAGGCCTCTGTGATGTTGAAAGATTAATACAGTGTAATTCTGCATTGCTGTTTCCACACTATCAGTGGAAAAGAAGCCAGATCTTCTGACTCCGTTTCACCACTTTCAGTGAGAGCCTTACCTTCATCTCCATTTGcatcctctgtctccctctgcaggaAGGCAGTGGAACCCAAACCCAGCCAGTCCATTATCACGCTGGACTTCTTCTCACTCCAAATCATGAAACCATCCTGTGTCTGCAAATCATTTCATAAACACAAACTGGTGAGATTTCACTTGTCTTCTATACATGAAATGTCTTCTCTTCAGTATGACTCACAGGTGCTTGGTGCAGAGCGTCCCAGTGTCTCAGTGCTATGAACTTCTGCAAGAAGCATTCACGCAGGACGCCTTTCAGAGAACACTCCAGCTTCACGCTCTGGCTCTggatcctcctctcctcctgacaCAGCTCCTTGTAAATCTTTTAAACAGGTCATGAAAAGGGCGATTAAgtggagaaaacacaggaaggtGTGTGATATACTGCAGCCTGTTAGAACTGAGTAGAGTGATGAGCGTATGaatgtgtgacaaaaaaaattagCTACGAAATCAATATGAAAAACTTAAGACTTGATGGAATATAAAAGGAAAGATTATTAAGGATTATTGAATCCTATTACACCCTTTCACATATTCTCAACACTTTGTTATGCATGGGAGAGACGGGGTTCAGGTTTAGTTATAAGAGTCACAGCGTCGGTCAGGCAGCATGAGCTCACCTCATTATATGCATAACGCAGGTGACGTGGCAGCGAATGTTTGAAGTTAGGTGAGTGGGTCAGCTCCCTCAGATTGAAACGCTTCAGGATCTCGCTGTTGCTGCGGCCTCCTACTCTCACTATGCCCTCTTTCAGAAATTCATGAATACCTAAGATGGAGAGACACACCAAATGCTCGTAACAACCAACAAAACAGGAAGCCTATTTTGCTTACGTTGCTCGTTCAAGGTCACCGAGTAGAGTTTGCAAAAGACAAATAACCAAATAAAACTCAAAGTAGACGTTGTTTCAGCATATAAACAAATACACCTCCTGTGAATTGTTGTTTGAATTAGAAACAGATATGGCCCCTTTTGCTGAGAAGAGCTTCAACAacactcaaataaaacaaaaaaaatagatCTGATATTATTATGAAGTGGCATCATTGCTTACCCTCGAGGAACTGATCCAGGGCATGGTTAGTGTAACACACTACCAGCATCGGAGCTGAGCCAGATGTCCCTCTCCAAAGATCCTGATTGGTCAACAGAGCCTGAGCGATCTTAAGGCCGACGTAGGTTTTTCCTGGGAAAATGGAAGACACAGcgtgattttaatgtatttcagaGGCAGCTTTGCAATTCCTTGGATTCCACTTTTCAATGACAAATGAATGAAGTCATCCCTCTAACAATGGCTTTTCAATGTCTCACCTGTGCCAGGAGGTCCCTGTATGATGGCCAGTTCCTTGGTGAGGGCCAGCTGGAAGGCTCTCATCTGAGACTCATCCAGCCCCAGCTCCTCCATTCTCGGCCAGGCATCTTCCTTCAGGC
This region includes:
- the znfx1 gene encoding NFX1-type zinc finger-containing protein 1; amino-acid sequence: MERLTLITGRRGLDNGTNTGQNENAGGGRGGRQGGAQGDGARGTEVRRRARSRGGCQGEREQTDGGGEGMRGSGRGIGDPGRGGGRGAGGWRDAAGGEGVRGRGRGAADAGWGVQRDAGRQRGGGGRGRGFGGEGANRGRGGVRRNGEQGAAERGMAEMGGRRGAHSVDRRGGRGGERRDGAGDRQERNGGSRAPQGHRLSLKTLKELAGQEPSVVAITLSSHPALQDVLSGTAMGKDSVELLCLVMSKGFQSRTDRSTVQHLAGIIKDSGFFRTVLPHYLAGMESEFNHVRRAQYPEHLKNILAIVSEVLSMFPASSVQACSLLLTQLQASINSLKTSGVQIEFQMEESVENLEGLIRHLKERSREGTLRSDRDTYALLRAGGDNPDEEEQQDFRTIPIYPTPEEFHQDQRPFLRPNLTSQRYTNTHLYLDTHFRLLREDFVRPLREGIQQLLWNQMDMGSPLKKKRFDDIRVYFDTRLVVPKCTHTGLAYVVQFDIQPLQFVRWQNSKRLIYGSLVCLSCDNFESFLFATVTDRDPKDLQKGQVQITFTEESRFKLARIQKDQLFLMVETTAYFEAYRYVLDGLKEQEEDKLPFQRYIVECETDVQPPAYLQRTDTYNLSSVADPEYADSIRPFHSLKEDAWPRMEELGLDESQMRAFQLALTKELAIIQGPPGTGKTYVGLKIAQALLTNQDLWRGTSGSAPMLVVCYTNHALDQFLEGIHEFLKEGIVRVGGRSNSEILKRFNLRELTHSPNFKHSLPRHLRYAYNEIYKELCQEERRIQSQSVKLECSLKGVLRECFLQKFIALRHWDALHQAPTQDGFMIWSEKKSSVIMDWLGLGSTAFLQRETEDANGDEAAAEAMEVEEEDLIEIAEEADLIQAERIIDDNMGPRGGKNDRKKGDTEEALRKVEELMLAMNLDGAEIQAQQSEEGWEMQRDQKRKMKNKIRRELGKSSAMTEQEENAVLDIWTLSLLDRWRLYRLWVARYREELCTRVLESEQAYQNAVDRLADVKRRESLCLLKKATIIGMTTTGAAKYRKVLQEVCPSLVIVEEAAEVLEAHTITTLSEACQHLILIGDHQQLRPSATVYELAKNFHLEMSMFERLVKMGLPFVRLNYQHRMRPDIARLLTPHIYSELENHPSVLDYDNIKGLNTNLFFVEHKHPEEEIKDGRSHQNRHEAMFVVALCRYLLFQDYKPEQITILTTYSGQLHCLRKLMPASQFAGVKVHVVDKYQGEENDIVLLSLVRSNPQGKVGFLNIPNRVCVALSRAKKGLYCIGNSAMLGQVKLWSNIFFALREKDQVGDALTLCCQNHPDQQVRASRGEDFKQAPEGGCTLPCNFRLDCGHVCASVCHPYDPEHKKYKCLKKCQKILCDLGHKCKFECYKACPEKCPVKVEKIIPQCQHTQMVPCHQDPKTFICQEPCQKLLHCGHPCDSLCGQPCTSKCKVKVTLKLRCGHSQEDACFYETHAEEPECRTPCEHQLKCGHACRGNCGKCYQGRFHFPCLHQCERLLICSHKCREPCTRDCPPCQRPCENCCFHSKCMKPCGQPCAPCVEPCIWQCPHQSCSKLCHEPCDRPPCNQPCAKTLDCGHPCIGLCGDKCPSMCRICNHDEVTAIFFGTEDDPEAYFIQLEDCGHIIESTAMDIYMKMDDNRHANEGEQVAIKLKECPKCRTPIRKNLRYGSHINASLAEIEMVKMKINGNQADIEEHRKTLQNQWEENLLTYDLDQQKEYMHISHRLEKTYLTANDLWIVENKMDFLVRVAKLRKIQRERMLLSRRFGLEKYMEQFVLWLNNFHQKFTDQQVFDLQRELQRLTLLTELNVRCNMADKTGQSAKVQSEVQTIRDVLEKCGQFTEQDQCSVTEAMKELDDKLPRTGLGITEEERKMIVSAMKMPPGHWYKCPNGHVYVIADCGGAVERRSCPDCNAVIGGANHRLESGNQVATEMDGSQHPAWSEANNHPNLANLYF